Genomic DNA from Vanrija pseudolonga chromosome 3, complete sequence:
AGACTATGGGCTTCGAGTACGAGCAGGACCAGATGGCCAAgcagggcgccgagctctCACGCGAGGTCTGGCTCATGAAGTGGGTGGCGTAGTGGGTGCGTGCGCTTACCtcaggctgctgctcggtgCGATTGACAAGTGAGTTGGGTGGCGGGCGGATTTGGACAGCGCTGACGTTCACTAGCTCGTACGACATCCAAGGTTAGCTCCTATCTTATGGGCAATGAGCTGACGACAGACGAGAACCCCACTCTCAAGCCGTTCCGAGGCTAGACGGATATCCAGGCTGGTGATCTGCGACTGATGTGTGACTGAGAAAGGTGTAGGTAATTAGGAATGGGCTGTGAAATGAACGTGTTACGACGGAGCCGTGATTGGATCTTGACGCAAggcctggcgctggcggtaCGTCCTCGCGTCAGAGCAAAGGGCCATCATGCGGTTATTGAAGACAAGGACGTATACATCACAAGAGTGTATACATTGCGGTCCATTCACAAGAAGACGTGCGCCAGCAGCGCATCAATCGTGCCGGGTGTTGCACTCAGCTCGGTTAGAACTTGGCCCGGGCCGTAAGACGGGCGGGACGCGAGTGGCACTTGTGGTGCTTGTGAGCGTGGCTGGTGGCGGGCTTGCTCTGCGCCGGGGCAGCGACACCGCCAGCGGCAGAAGCGGTAGTAGCGCCAGCAATGAccgaggcagcagcggcagcgggcgagccagaggcggcggcgaggacgggcgAGTCCGAGGCAGCAACGACGGGGGTGTCCGAggcagcagtggcagcggcgccggaggcggcgacgaccggAGCTTCAGAGGCAATCGCAGGGGCGTCCGACGCAGTGACGACAggcgagcccgaggcagCCGCAGGAGCATCAGAAACAGCGGCGACAGGGGAGTCGGAGGTAGCGGCAGGGGCGTCAGAATCGGCGGCGGAAGCAGCGGCCGACGAGACACGGACAGAGGGAGCATCAGAAGCGACGGGGGTGCCAATAATGACGCTGGCGGGAGAcgcggcgtccgaggcggcgggggcagcagggGCGGAGACAGGGACGTCGGAAGGAGCAGCGgtggggacgacgacgacagacgTGGGGACAGCAGGAGAGGCATCAGAGACGGCCGATGAAGCGATCTCCGaaggagcagcggcagcggtcgaggcggcagcgtcCGATGTAGGCGCAGCGCTGGGCACGGGGACAGCCGAAGGGGTAgcgacggcgctcgagctagcggcggccgtggtggcggcggcagtcggAGCGCTCACGCCGGCCGGGAGGGTAGGACTGGGACGGATAGTGAACGACTGGCTCCAGGTGGTAGCCTTGTTGTGGACGCTGGCGAAGTCGTTGGCATACTTGAGGGGAGCGTTGACGACACCGGTGAAGTCGGCATTGCCGGGGCAGAACTCGATGTCGTAGTCTGGCGCACCCTGCTTCGTGTCGCATGCGTAGAGGGCAGCACCAGACTGCTCATCATAGGCGTACGCGTACGAGTCGGGACAGTTGTCCTTGAAGACGTGGTAAAAGTCGACACCGGAGATGCCGCagagggcggcgtcggcgccataGGCACCGGTACAGCAGTCGCGGTTACCCCAGAGCTCGTCGCCAAAGCCGGACAGACAGGCGCCGGCACAGGCGTGGttgacgccgtcgctgtcgacgtGGGAGCGCATCTGGGGCGGGCAGATGGCATTGATGTTGGCGGCGCATTTCGGCGCGTGGCAGTCGGTACGTGACGGCGTGATGGCGATGGGGACGTTGAAGCCGTCGACAAGCGAAATATCGTAGAAGTCGAGCGTCCAGCTGCCCGTCGTGGAGAGGGTGAACTCGGCCAGGGTCGAGGGAAGGTCGTCACCAGAGGTACACTTGAGCCCattggacgacgaggccgacgccacgCAGCCCGTGCGCGCCCAGAGGCGCATGCCGGGATAGTTGTCGGGCACGTTGAAGACTGTCGTCtggcccgcgccgagctcccaGATGCTGGgctggtcgagcttggccgagCCGGCAAACGACGGCCAGAGGGTCTGCGAGCACGAGTTGCGGACCGTGAAGGTTCGCGCGTgctgcgcgctcgcgagcgcggggaggagg
This window encodes:
- the TL1 gene encoding Thaumatin-like protein 1, whose amino-acid sequence is MAPLLALLALLPALASAQHARTFTVRNSCSQTLWPSFAGSAKLDQPSIWELGAGQTTVFNVPDNYPGMRLWARTGCVASASSSNGLKCTSGDDLPSTLAEFTLSTTGSWTLDFYDISLVDGFNVPIAITPSRTDCHAPKCAANINAICPPQMRSHVDSDGVNHACAGACLSGFGDELWGNRDCCTGAYGADAALCGISGVDFYHVFKDNCPDSYAYAYDEQSGAALYACDTKQGAPDYDIEFCPGNADFTGVVNAPLKYANDFASVHNKATTWSQSFTIRPSPTLPAGVSAPTAAATTAAASSSAVATPSAVPVPSAAPTSDAAASTAAAAPSEIASSAVSDASPAVPTSVVVVPTAAPSDVPVSAPAAPAASDAASPASVIIGTPVASDAPSVRVSSAAASAADSDAPAATSDSPVAAVSDAPAAASGSPVVTASDAPAIASEAPVVAASGAAATAASDTPVVAASDSPVLAAASGSPAAAAASVIAGATTASAAGGVAAPAQSKPATSHAHKHHKCHSRPARLTARAKF